From Amycolatopsis sp. WQ 127309:
GAGACGGCCACGGTGGACCGCCGGAACATGACCTACCTGTACAAGGACGGCCAGGACTTCGTGTTCATGGACGGCGACACCTACGACCAGATCACCGTGCTGCCCGCGGTCGTCGGCGACAACGCCAACTACATGCTGGAGAACACCGAGGTCCAGGTCGCGGTGCACGAGAACGAGGCGCTCTACATCGAGCTCCCGACCTCGGTCGAGATCCTGATCCAGCACACCGACCCGGGCCTGCAGGGCGACCGCTCCACCGGCGGCACCAAGCCGGCGACGCTGGAGACCGGCGCGGAGATCCAGGTCCCGCTGTTCCTGTCCACCGGCGAGAAGATCAAGGTCGACACCCGCGACGGCCGTTACCTGGGCCGCGTCTCCAGCTGATGCCGACGTCGAAGCCCCACCCGAACCGCGGCGGCGCGATCAGCCGCAGGCAGGCGCGCCGCCGTGCCGTGGAAATGCTCTACGAGGCCGCGCAGCGCGACACCGATCCGGTGACGCTGCTGGCCGACCGCGTCGGCGCGACCGAGGTCGACCCGATCGGGGACTACACGATCAGCCTGGTCGAGGGCGTCACCGCCCGGCGCGCGCAGATCGACGAGCTGCTGGCCGAGCACGCGCAGGGCTGGACCGTGGAGCGGATGCCGAAGGTCGACCTCGCGGTGCTGCGGGTCGGGGTCTTCGAGCTGCTCTGGGCCGAGGACGTGCCGGACCCGGTCGCGATCGACGAGGCCGTCGGCCTGGCGAAGGAACTGTCCACGGACGACTCGCCGCGCTTCGTCAACGGCGTGCTGGGCCGGATCGGCACGATCGCCGACCGCCTGCGCGCGGTGCTCTGACGGAAGAACACTGGTGTGCTGATGCCCCCCGACGGCTCAGTGAGCGTCTCCGGTGCCCCACCGGGGAACGCTCACTGCGTCGGCAGCACACAGTGGATCAGTCTTCTTTGGCGGGACGGGCCTCGGGCGGCAGGACACCCCAGTCGATGAGCTGCTCGGTCAGCTCGCCCGGCGTCATGTCGTAGATGATCGCCAGGGACCGCAGGTCCTCGGTCCGGATCGAGAGCACCTTGCCGTTGTAGTCGCCGCGCTGGCTCTGGATGGTGGCCGCGTAGCGCGCCAGCGGGCCGACCTTCTCCGCCGGCAGCTGCTGCAGGCGCTCCAGGTTGATCACGATCTTGGTTGCGGGCTCCGCGCCGGACGGGACCCGGCCCTCGGGCAGCAGCTCGACCACCGGTACGCCGTAGAAGTCGGCCAGCTCGGCCAGCTTCTGCACGGTGACGGCACGGTCGCCACGCTCGTACGAGCCGACGACGACGGCCTTCCAGCGCCCACCGGACTTCTGCTCGACCCCGTGCAGGGACAGGCCCTGCTGCTGGCGGATCCCGCGGAGCTTGGCCCCGAGCGCCTTGGCGTAATCGCCCATCTGGTCGTTCTCCGTTCTTCACCCCCTTCCCGGTCGAGGTGACCGGTCCAGGGGACTCTGAGAGTCGAATACTCAGAGTAATGGTTACGCATTGTTGTCACCAGGTCAAGCAGCAGCTTGTCGCGAATCACGCCACACCACCCGTAAGGCTGAGCAAAGTGCCTGCTACTGTCGGTGCGAAAGCCCCGACCAGCAG
This genomic window contains:
- the efp gene encoding elongation factor P, whose translation is MATTNDLKNGLVLNLEGQLWTVTAFQHVKPGKGGAFVRTTLKHVLTGKVVDKTFNAGTKVETATVDRRNMTYLYKDGQDFVFMDGDTYDQITVLPAVVGDNANYMLENTEVQVAVHENEALYIELPTSVEILIQHTDPGLQGDRSTGGTKPATLETGAEIQVPLFLSTGEKIKVDTRDGRYLGRVSS
- a CDS encoding transcriptional regulator translates to MGDYAKALGAKLRGIRQQQGLSLHGVEQKSGGRWKAVVVGSYERGDRAVTVQKLAELADFYGVPVVELLPEGRVPSGAEPATKIVINLERLQQLPAEKVGPLARYAATIQSQRGDYNGKVLSIRTEDLRSLAIIYDMTPGELTEQLIDWGVLPPEARPAKED
- the nusB gene encoding transcription antitermination factor NusB; protein product: MPTSKPHPNRGGAISRRQARRRAVEMLYEAAQRDTDPVTLLADRVGATEVDPIGDYTISLVEGVTARRAQIDELLAEHAQGWTVERMPKVDLAVLRVGVFELLWAEDVPDPVAIDEAVGLAKELSTDDSPRFVNGVLGRIGTIADRLRAVL